Within the Acinonyx jubatus isolate Ajub_Pintada_27869175 chromosome E4, VMU_Ajub_asm_v1.0, whole genome shotgun sequence genome, the region TAGAACACATTTTGAAGAAAGCAAACataattcaaaagagaaaaaaatgagtgacATACATTAGGTGGGCGTTCAAGAAGTCCTCTAGAAGTTAATGTCACttgaaagtgacatttgaacagaaacTCACACAATGAGAAGGATTGAACCAAATGAAGGTTTGGTGGGAAATCGGTGCGAATTCTCGGATCCATTCAAGTCTTAATGCATTTGAAGAATTCAAAGAGTTCTGGCATAGGTATGAAATTGAAAGCCATAAGGCTTTCCTATCTTACTTGATGCTTGAGGAAGCATCAAGTAAGACAGgacaaaaaaaagacagaaagatggattcaatgaagaaggagaaaatcAAGAGATAATGATGCAATCAAAGCGAAGAGaccaacttttttaaaaagaactggtCATGTACATCAAGAGCTCAAGAAAGAtgaatatcatacgatttcacttatatatggaatttatgagacaaaacagatgaacataggggaagggaagcaaaaataagataacagagagggagacaaaccacaagagactcctaaatacagagaacaaaccaagggttgctggaggggtgttgggggtggggggacgggttAAACGGGccggcccttgttgggatgagcaagggtgttatatgtaagtgatgactcattaaattctattcctgaaatcattatcacactatatgctaactaatttggattgaaatttaaaatgaataaataaataaaaatatataagaggAAAGACAAGACGAGTCTAACAGATAAGGCAGCATGGAGGTCATTAATGAgcttgacaaaatattttttgaaagctctgagccaaagccagatggcAGTGTGTTGCAAAATGTGTAGGGAGTGAAGACGAGGAGGTAGACTGTGTCATTAATCACGTTGAGAAGTTTAATTGGAAATGAGAGCATAAGAAATAGACCTGTAGCTGGCTGGGACTGTGTGCCCAGGGAAATATGGGTGCTTGTTTCTAAGAAGGAAGATTCTAAAGTATTCTTAAATGCTGAAAGCACTGATCtagtgaaaaatggaaaacataaagacgtaggaaataaaagaaaaacatactttgAGAAGGCAAGAGGAGATGGGATCCATAGCATGTGCGATAATGGGAAGATTATTCAAGGCCAGGACCAAGGTACATAGAACGTTTCTGAGGCCAACCCTAAAATGGAAGAAGGACCTTGGTATAGAGTCAATGGTGAGCCCTTGCTGACTTCTGGCAGATGGTCCTCTTGATGGCCTTAATGAGTTCCTTGTTACGAAGACTGTAGATAATTGGGTTGACGAGTGGTGTTAGTACAGAGTAGACTACAGCAAGTGTGCGGTCAAGGGTCAGGGAATAGCTCTTCTTTAGGCGCACATACATGAAAATGATACTCCCAAAAAAGATgagaaccacagtgagatgtGAGGCACAGGTAGAGAaggccttctttcttccttcgGCTGTTTTTATCTTCAGTACAGCACTGATGATTCTTCCATAAGAAACCATAATAAAGAGGAAGGTGATAAGGATGATAAAGGCATTGATAGCAAAGTCCACAAGGACATTCGTGGATGTGTCCTTGCAGGCCAGGCTCAGCAGAGGTGGAAAGTCACAGAAGATGTGTTGAATTTCATTATAGCCACAAAAGGGGAGCTGGGAGACCAGGATGACTTCAGAAATGGGACACAGGAAGCCACAAGTCCAACAACCAGCAGCCAACTTGCCACAGAGTGTCGGGGTCATAACTGCAGGGTAGTGGAGGGGCCGGCATATGGCCAGGTATCGGTCATAGGCCATGGCTGTAAGAAGGTAGCATTCAGAGGCCCCTAGAGAATGGAAGAAGTAGGTCTGAAGGAGGCATCCGGCAAAAGAAATGGTCTTCTTCTCACGGAGAAGATTGGCTAGCATGTTGGGGATGGTGGTGGCTGTATACCACAGTTCCAATAAGGAGAGTATACTGACAAAGTGGTACATGGGTGTGTGCAGGGCTGCGTTCAGTCGTATGGCCAAGAAGGTGAGCAAGTTGCCGCAGAAAGTGAACAGATATGCCAACAGCAACAGGGCAAAAAGCCAGCCCCTGACATGTCCCACTTTGGGGAAACCAAGGAACACGAACTCGGCCAGGCTCGAATGGTTTCTCCGTTCCATGGGAggctgggtggggaagggaagaagaaactgagtgGAGGTGACCGCCAAGCCCAACTCAacacttcatttctctttattgtgtttttaaatttatttaaaggccgccttttattactctttttttcattaaattttttttaatgtgtatttctttttgagagtgagaggggaggggcagtgagagagggagacacagaatccctcgTTTCTCAGACCAGGGTGACTgagaggcttctcagaggaggaagCTCCAGAACTTTCCAGGCACAGTAGCAGTTAgttagagaaatgaagaaaatagacaGTTCAGACAAGAAGTACATGGGCAAATGCTGAGCGGGAGAGAGCCAGACTTAGGGAAATGCGTGCTCTCCTCTATGGCGAGGCAACGGGGGAGGTTCCCCAGTGACCTGGGACTTTACCCCCTTAGGAAGAATGCCAGCCAGATGGCTGGCATCATCAGATGCAGTTTTTAAAGCATCACTGATGTTTAACTCTTCTAACCTCAACCTCAGAGGTGAAGGTGTGAATTTGCCTTGTGGGTGTTTCTGGCGGAAAGAGGAGTGGGGTGGTTCACAAATCTGGTGAGACTGCGGACTCCAAAAGAACCGATCAGGTGGCAGGAAACATACATCCTGCATTTTCACAAAACTGATTGTATGACTAGAGGTTGGGGATACAGAGCTGGCTTGGTGAAATTTCATGCCAAAAAAGTGTGGCGCATTCTAATTGTTTTCAAGCACAGTGTGCAGCagatacagagagacagggagggagaaagacagagggagagggagagggggagggagagagagaaaagaaaccatcaacacaaAACATCGCAATGTGACtacaaatgcataaaaatggTGGCCAGTGTCAGCCATGTCATGCCCGGTAGAGGTCACAGTGCCTCTGGAGAGGGCTGTCCAAACTCTAGCTTCTATATTGACAAGCTGCTGTGTCTTCTTTTTGTAGTCCTGATGCTTGGGACAATGGTTTTCACATTCAAGGTATTcaatgaaaccatttttttaaatcaaactagTTAATATAACAATTAATGCAGCCCATACGCTTTCCCTTCAGCCCATACCACTCACTCAAACTCAAATGTTACTCCTAAACCCAAGTGCCCCGCAGTGCAAATAAACTTCTGagtttgagattttaaaatgctcAATTGATTCAAAGCAATCAGTGTTTAAGGCACTTCTCTTGGACCTCTTGGATCTGCAGGGAATGTGCATTCACCTCTCTAATTATAGGAGACAAATAATGTTAACACATAAATCTTTGCTTCATTGCATTTCTGACATCTGTGCCCCTCCTAACCGTGTGCTTctggtttgcccctctctcttttctctccacctGGCCACTGTTTCTCATCCTTCAATATTAGGTCAAGTGTCAACTCCTCAGTGAAGCCTTTCCTAACTCCCTTGTTCCTTCTTCCATGTCCTCGTAATGTTTACAGTGCCCGCTAAACACGCTGTAGTACCTTTATAATGAGTGTGCTCTTCCCCATGAATTGGCCAGATCCTTGAGAGTAAAGGTAGTACTTAATTAACTGCTGTGTATCCACACCAATGCCCAGAATAACAAAGCACAAACCTATGAACTCGTTAATGTTTTTCTAATGTGCTTGAACTTTTTTGTAGCCCGAatttaacttatattttttaattgcccCTGAACACATCCTTCTTGTTGTCCCCCATGGCATCATGGGCTCCATATATCTAAAGGAacttaatggggcacctgggtggctcagtcggtagggggcagacttcggctcaggtcatgatctcgcggttcatgggttcgagccccgcatcaggctctgtgctgacagctcagagcctggagcctgctttggattcttgtctccctctctctctgaccctcccctgctcgtgctctttccccctctctctctccctctctctctctctctcaaaaaaataaacattaattttttttctacaggaAGTTAGCATCATAATTTTTTCTTGCATCGCTTCCTGTAACCCTGTTGAAGAACCCATTACCCTTGTCcacccagagaagttaaattcAACAAGTATTCTTTATCATGTTTTGTGTGTAATTGTTATTGATGATGTGTTATCCTTCTGCCAATTAGCTTTTCTGAAACCAACTGTTTGTGTAGATCGGTAAGGTCTTGCAAACATGGAATAATTCCAGAAGCACCCACCTTCTGGATCTAAAATTCTTATGTCAGCAAGTGTCTTTAACCCCCCCAGTTAGAGACACTGCATACGCCCCTCTCTAGGTGAAgttttgtccttctttttcttttcctttatttttaatgtttatttattttgagaggggtggtggttgggcagagaatcccaagcaggctccacgctggcgactcacagcccgactcagggcttaaacccacagaccctgagatcatgacctgaacttcaatcaagagttggacgctcaattgacggagccacccaagcgcctctggGTGAAGTCTTTTCAAATACGTCTGCTTCTGACATGATAAAACACCTCATGATCTTTGTATTCACCGTTCCTGTGTCATGAATAATTTTCACAGGAGCCCCCACGTTCTGCCCTCCGTGCAGCACACACAAGGCAGTTTCCTGTCTCTCAACATTTTCAAAGCAGGTGTTAGCACAGTTAGCCACTCTCTCGGTTGTAGAGTGAATTTAAGTATCCAATGGGGAGGACGATGGACAGGATGGCCTTCAAAGTCTCTTCCAATGTGGTAGTCTACGATTCTCACAACAGGACATTCCAAGTCCTTATTTCAGTCATCTTTCCACTAAGCCAActctctgatttcaaaatattagcTGTTTTCAAATCCTGTGTTCTGGGTCCCAGAATCGCATAGCTAGTGTGGCAGTCGGCTCACCTACCAGCAGCTGAACATCGCCCACATCTGCTTCCGTCTTTCCTGGCTCAGACATACGTGGGAGACCAAGACTGGATCCAGGAGCCTTTTCTCCTCTTCAGAGAGTCCTATCCCCATGGGTCAGGGTCCCCTGAGCCCACTCTGACTGTTTCAGGCCACAAGGGGCGCAGGCAAGGGAGAGACCTCCAGCCCCAGAGGCAGGTGAGAATCCGGCTCAAGCCAGCCTCCTGGGAGGCACTTGGACAGATGCCACGTTGCCTTCCACCACCTGGGCTCCAAGAGGCTGTCCCCAAACACTCCCTATCTTGTC harbors:
- the LOC106987118 gene encoding olfactory receptor 6N2 codes for the protein MERRNHSSLAEFVFLGFPKVGHVRGWLFALLLLAYLFTFCGNLLTFLAIRLNAALHTPMYHFVSILSLLELWYTATTIPNMLANLLREKKTISFAGCLLQTYFFHSLGASECYLLTAMAYDRYLAICRPLHYPAVMTPTLCGKLAAGCWTCGFLCPISEVILVSQLPFCGYNEIQHIFCDFPPLLSLACKDTSTNVLVDFAINAFIILITFLFIMVSYGRIISAVLKIKTAEGRKKAFSTCASHLTVVLIFFGSIIFMYVRLKKSYSLTLDRTLAVVYSVLTPLVNPIIYSLRNKELIKAIKRTICQKSARAHH